The genomic interval CCAAATGCAAATCAATAGGCCTTTGAAGACATTTCAAAGGCCTAGTAgctatctttaaaggcctatttaATATGTTAAAAGGCTTATTAATGATGTATAAACGCCTATGAACTATCTTTAAACACTTATTACCTATCTTTAAACGCCTATTAGCAATATTAAAGGCatattaatttttttaaagGCAAGTGAACTAGCTTTGAAGGTATAtgaactatctttaaaggcctgTTGTGTATGTTTCACGGTATATGAACGATCTTTAAAAGCATATGGACaatctttaaaggcctattaactatGTTTAAAGGGCTTACACCCTTTCAATTGAATTTTTGTATCTGAAGCCCTCGCCGAAAGCCTGGCAGTTGAAGCCCTTGCAGAAGCCTGGCAGTTGAAGGTCTGGCAATTAAAGCCTTGGATAAGGTGGTGTGAGGTTGAAGGCTTGCATCGGCGCGTGGCCATCGggcatcaacaccacggcACTATTAACCACAACACTTTCACAAATATATACTGTAATATGTAAGACAAAAAATTCATTGCAATGTTGGTGATAATGGAAATAAGTGGATATCATGGAAAATAGTTGGTGAGAATATTATTGTATGGGAGTAATCACCCCCTAGAAAAAGGATAATGCGCCCTTAGAATTCCTTATGTATTATCTTGAAAGGCCTATGAACTATCTTTAAACGCCTGCGGACTGTCTTTAATAAACACTATAGGGTAAGATGGATGCCGACTTATCCCGCCATCTAACATTGTAACACCTTGCTAAGTACACTGTAGCAGGTATCCTGTAGATGATATCGAGAGTAACAGATTTGCAGTTTCTTTGATGGTATATCAGCGGTTTGACAAAATCATCAAGGTACATGACCCCCAGTGTTGGATGCACCCGCGACGGGACGATATCGCAGTGCTGCTGTAAAATCTTCGGTCAAACTGAAGTGAGCTCATTCAGCCATAATAACAGCATCCTGACCGCTGAGAATCAgtcatccaccaccggcccgAATGCTCTATCTCAATTAGACGTCGGTTTCTGGTGTCATTGTCACCGCACTACCGGCTTGGCAGTTCTCCGAGCCTGAACACGCAGTCTGGGACACCAGTCGACCATCGCCAATGAACTACCAGACAGTCAGATCTCTAATACGATACTCCATAGCTGTGTTGGGGGCTGGTTGCACTGGCTGATGCTGTGCGTCGTTCATATTTCCCAAGCCGGACCGATCTatcctcgccttcctttCTTTCTGCTCTCGCATACTGTCATCAGTCGTTGGGAGTAGGTGAGCTTGCCGGTTTGGCCCCCGGCTGGTGACACGGCTCTCTTGAAATACTCATCACATCTTTGCCTGCCGGCCATCTTCTGTAGTCTTCCGCGATAAAGATAGCAACTTGGCGCCACCAAGACGTGAAGGCTGTCCGGGTATCGGCTAGTGGGCCAGGTATGAGGGGAATCAAGTCTTGGAAAGGCAAGTACAGACGATACACACACAGAGACTGCAGTTACCCCTGTGAAACGCCATCCATCGAGACCAGATAGTGGTCTATGGTCGTCATCAGTGCGGGTGCAACCTGTGACCCAAAGGAGTacggatgatgatgatgaagaaaaagCAGAAGAGGGGAGCCGGGAAGGTGTGGGGAGGTCTGCCTGGAGAAGCTCCGGTCTGCTCCCCACCAGAGCCCTTTTAACTCGTGATTGTGCCACTGCAATCCGCTGTGTCAACAAACATAAAACCTTAACTTGCAGCTTACCACGCTTGGGGATGGGCCCTGGCTCTAATACGAGCATCCGCAATCCAGAGCCAATTCCGATCTGGTGGGAACAGCCACAACGGCTTAACCGATGTCATTCATACAGttccaacccccttttccctttcctccctcGTCCTACCAGCACAGCTATTCATACAGACACTCCCGTGACTGGCGGAGAGCGGGCATCGTGCGCTCGTCTCCCTTCCGGAATCATGGCAGGCACGGCTCTGCCTTCTTGCCTCCATGTCTAGGAGGGCGTTTTCACGCCGCTGCGGCCTCCATGGTTGCTAACGTCGGGACCCCTCGACCAAGCTCAATATATCCATCAACAATTCCAAGCTCCACGGCCATCCCATACCAAGAACCGTTCGCGGCTGCACCGCCGGAGAATTACATGATGCAAGGGAATCCAACAAATACAGGTGCTCCGCCGGAGAAACCGTTGGTCCCGAGCAGCACTGCAGATTGGGAAGCCAAAAAGGATGTCATCAGGCAGCTGTACATGGACGAAAATCGCATTTTGAACGAGGTCATCGATATTATGCACCGCGTTCACAGGTTCAAGGCAACGTAAGctggctctctctctcctcggACCGAAGATAGTAGGCAGGCCGAGTTAACGTGTGAGACAATGACAATGCAGAGCAAGAATGTACAAAGGCCAGTTCCACAAGTGGGAGTGGTCAAAGTACAACACCAGAAAGGGACGAAGCCAGAACGCCTTGATGCCCGCTCAGTCCAGGGCAACGAAAAAGCGAGCACACGACACCGACAACACCGTCAGTAGTGAGACGGCCGCAGCTCACCTTGACTTTGATCTTCCAACTGTCCATTCAACTGGGAGCCAAGCTGTGATGGCAAGAGTTGGAAATGCGATGAACACGCCGCTCTTGCATCAAAACTCCGACTTTCGCAATGTTGAATTCTCTCTCGATGCGTACAAGGCGCTGATCAACATTTGGTCCCCTGGTGACAAGCCGTGGAAGTCTTCGATTCCGTCACCTCCCACCGCGCCTGCTGGAACCATACTTCAACAAGTTCAGCAAGCGCTAGCTTTGTTTGACCGGGGGCAGAATGCAGGAGGAATCCGAATCCTGGACTCGGTCAATGAAAGAATAGCCTCTGCTCTCACAATCACcgcatcctcttcttcttcggcagcCTGTGGTGACAACAAGACCGGCACcgagatcaccaccaccaccactgccaccaccgccaccactgCCAGCATCCCCATTGAAATCATATGGGACTGTTTTCTTGCCGTCCCCCAGCTGATCCTCACCGCCAACCGGCCCGAGCTACTAAGTCTCTTTATGGACTACCTCGCCCGCTacgccaacatcaccctGTCGTCGGGGCACCCCCTTACCAAAATCTCATGCCATCTCGCCGCTTTGACCCGTGCGTTTTccatccaccgccagcaaAAGAACGatcacccccaaaccagccaagaagaagccctcaGCATGCTCAAAATGTATGTCTCCGAGTCCTGGACCCTCTGGCTCGACCTCATTACCGAGACACGCGGGCCGAAAGACCATgtcaccatccacctccgTCGCGGGTACGCAGTGCTCATGGAGGAAGACGGCGATTCCCCGGGACGAGGAAGTTCAAGGTTACTTACCGATTTTACGTCCAGTCTGGACGAGTCGATCCAGATCCGCGGGGAGGAGGCCACCACTGCACGGGTGCTAGAGTTGGAGGAGTTACTGGCCAAGATGTACATGCCACTTTTTACGCCAAAGAAGCTGGCGCACGCGGAGAAGATGCTCAAGGATGTGATCGCAAAGGTGGTTACGAGgctggggaaaggggggacgAGGGCGGACACAGAAATGGGGTACAATGACCGGTTTTTACTCTTCATTGTCAAGCACTTCTTGGCAAGGATAGCAGATCATGAAGGGAATTTGGAAGCTGGGcggaagtggaggagggagagcttggagacggagaagaaggatttGTTTTGGAGGCAGACGTCccagatggtggaggagggcttgagggcggatgggagggaggaggaggcggaagggATTAggcgggagatggaggaagtGATGCCCAAAGAGgagtaggaggaggaggaggaggaggagggaccCGAAAACAGCATGACAAGTTGGATTGTTTTGTTTCAGTTTGGTGTGTTTACCTGCCATGGAGGCAGTACGAGGGGGTGCTGTGGCTGCGGAGAGGGTTAAAAGCCTTCAACGAGTGGCAAAAAGAGATACCTATGATTTGGCTTTGGATTTCCCCTTCTTTGTATCCATACCTTACCTGATAGCTTTGGACGTAGCGAAATTTGAGACACGGGACCACACACCTATCTGATACACGGCAGTGACAAGCACCGACTCCGACTCCTTCACCATCGCTCCCACATTCTCTGTTCCTCAAAACCGGGGAGTTGCTTATCCTCGTGCAGTTTGACAGAGGGGGCCCTGCACGGGTGTAACCTGCTCGCCTAGGAAGACTGCTTTACCAGTTAGCTGACACTGAAAGCTTGGCCCGAAAAAGCTGTGCTACGGCCGATACCCGAGTTCGGCTGAtcagaggagaaggctgcgGAGTGAAAGGGGGTTATCTGTCGGAGGATACAGCAATAAGCTCGTATGCAAGCTGCCTCGCAGACGACGGGGGATGCTGTGCAAGTGCGATGGTGGTGTCTGGTTCGCCATGTCCTCGAGAAATACTACGTTACCAGTGATGAGAATTAAGCCGACCTTCGCCCAGAAATATCTGAGCACAATTTCAGCTGATGCACCAACTTTCTCAGTGGGAGGGATGGTATGGCACATGTCATGCAAACCTGAAAGTGCCTGGTGCTTGACGGTAGGGGACAGCCCCTGACAGTTGCCCGGCCAACTTGGGCCAACTAACCCCTGAGTTTGCTACCCTAAGGGGTTCTGGCCCCATCCCATCGCCTCTTCTGAGCGTGAAATGAGAAGTATCTCCAGGCAACCAGAAAGGCGGTAATTGTCGAGAGTAGCACGAGACTGAGTTTTCAATATTTCTATTTTGGCATGCCCGCTCACCTTGCTCATCGCTCCGCTCGGGACCGTGGTACCACGGTGACATCAACCTTGCCACCCGCAACGGAAAGCCTCTCCGGCACAACCAATCCACGACAGGGAGTCCCGCTCCTAGAGAGCGATCATTGAAGCTGGGGTAAGATGTCAGCTCGGCGACCGGGATGGAGCTGTCATGGCCAAGAGCTGACCGAGTGACAACACAATGACGTCCACGACTGAGCTGTCACCAAACACAATGCCTCCCTATAACTGCGTtacccctttttcttcttgccaTGTAACAAAAACAACTCACCGGACACTTTTTCCCTCGGTCAAAAGAGGAAAAGCATCCAGCCAGCAGTCACAGCCGAAATGTCCGAGCCCGACTTGTCCAAGATCGCCCGCGATGCTGAGCGGGACCTGAACACGTATCAGTCCAAGACCGGCTCCTCCAGACGAGGACTGGATGACTCTGGTGTCACTGACACGTCGGCTAACAAGATGTTTTCCGGCTCGACTGTCAAGACGGGGGACGACTTTGTCACCAGCAAGAGCTACAACCGTCGCATTCCGGGTGATGAAGGAGGTGATGTGGACGACAAGGGACAGTAAGCCATTGTTGCCCGAGAGGAGTACAAAATGAAAAGCAGGGGCTTACCAGATTCGCAGCTGGGTCCATGGCCGGGCGTatgagggtgaaggtggtCCAGAAGACAAGACAGCTCACATCTATCAGCACAATCCGGGCGGGATTGACGAGGCAACAGTGAGGAAGTGGGGCAAGGATCCGGTCGAGCTGGAAAGGGCTACACTCCGGAAGGACAGGCCTGATTTGCTCCCTTCCGAGGAAGCACTCGGCGGGAGAGCTAACGAGCCGGCTCACCAGGGCGACGTTTCCGAACAAGGTAGACTGGCGTCCAAGGCCAATTTGGGacgggatgaggaggacaagagagAGCTGCCGAGCCAAGGGTCAGGTGGTTCCCGCTACAAGGCGGCCTACTATGAGACACCCGAGAGTGTGCCCGATCAAGGAGCTGATATGGGTGTGATTCCGCCCAAGTCCTCAACGGGAAGATCACGCAACATCTAGTCGGTCAATTGATACTGTCGAGTAGTGTAATATGGTAAATGTTCTGTTCTGTCTATCATCTATTAGTGTATCCCGCGTAGTGCATCAAGGTGCAGATGTGATGTTGGAATGACCGACAATCTCACAGCTTCTCGTCCTCACGAGGGGCCTCCGTTAGAGACTGTAGCACAAATCCAGCCAGCGGCACCACCCACTCTTTGCTCACGGGCACATAATGCCCGCCTGGATGGACCACCTTGACTGccccctccgacctttccaCCAGCCCCTGACTCCTGCTCTCATCCACCACTGTATCCAGACCACCAAAATAGTGCAAGCTCGGCGTCTTCACCTTTGGCTGATAAAGCCACCCGCTCAGGTCCTGGTCCACAGCCCAGAACCCAGAGTACGACACCCAAAACTTGAGCGGCTGTCCGCCGTTTGCGGCCCGTATACTTTCCACCCACTCCTTGTGCTCCTCAGCCGGCTGCCTGAACCCTTCCAACGCGGCAGCAAGAATGGAAGCTACACAACCCCCCTGACTGAACCCAATCACACCTTCGATACCGCCGCCGGTCTCTTCGATAGCGGAGGCGAGCTGTAACATTCCCTGCTGGACAAGACGATACGACCCAGTAGCTTCGTCTTTGCGGAACCAAGCCCAAGAGTCtatctcctcgtcctctctGCCTTCGTTGTCGGATGACGGCTGATACCCCGGGATGTCGCGGGGGTACAGCCGgttgggggcggtggggtaGATGAGAGAAGGGATGAAATTTCGGGGAGCCAGAGCCTTGACGAGGAGCTTTTCCACCGCGCGGGTTTTGGCGCGAAAGAGGGGACCAGATTGAGTGTAGCCTTTTTTTGCCAGTGTTAGTGAGCTGAGGTCAAACATGAGAGTAAGTAGTACGAGTGAGAGGTGCGGTGAGGGGTAACCGATACGACGAGTCGAGAGTGAAAGCGCTCATATATGAGTCCCTAGGTCCGCAAAAAAAAGGCTTACCATGAAGCATCAATATTTTGACTTCCTTCTTTggtggcttgttgttgacggcCTTGCCCCTGGGAACTGGCGTGGAAGCCCCGGAGATGGGAGTCTGCGTGCCGCTTTGTGTCTCGGCCATGGTGGTGCTGCAAAAGAGACTTCTCTGACTAGCGCTGAAGAAACGCACAACTTGGAAGGAATGGATCCGAGATTGCGACCTGCTGGCGACAAATCTCCAGGTGTGAAATGACAGCATGTGAATAAAAGCTATCaactgcggcggcggcgtccATCCAGTCTTCTCGGAGGGCCAGCGGGATTGGCTCGGCATGACACATGCGGCCAGCGTTGGGGTTCGAACTTGGGTTTAAAAATCACGATAAGATAGGGCCCACTGGAGGCGAATCACCCAGGGGCATGGCTTGAACAGACATGATTTTTGATAAGATCAAGGGATGCCACATGGGCTTATTTATTTTCTTGGGGGTATCGTTCAACTACGAGCAGCAACAGAGACATGTAACCTCTACTGATTCCCAACGTATCCTAAAGCAGCAAAACGTGCTCTCAACGCGGGCGCCCAGCAACGGGTAGAAATTTAATCTATGCCAGAGCGAAAACATCCATACCAACGGGAGAATGGTGATGAATGTCGATAACCCACTGCGAACAGTGAGTAGCTGGCAAATGCTGTTGACCTGAGTCTTGAGCAAACCCCGATCCCTCTTGATAACCTGAAAAACTGGCTTCACAATTCCTGATATCGACACCAGACTCTGAATTGAGCAGTCATACAGGTTGGTTCTCGGCAAAGCGACTGGAAAGCTGTAGATGCCATCCGTTTCACCCTTCCTCTCTGCAACCTCCCGCGCAAACAAGGGGAACACATCGAAACCGCCGACACAGCTCAATTGATGTTGGCTGCCTGCTATGATACATATACACTGGCGCAAATGACCTCGGAGCTCGCGTTCAGGGGGAATAAGAATCGTGGGTCAAGCAAATTGCCGCATCGCTCTCGTCTCTTGTATTCCAACAACCGTCGTCAACAGCGTCGTCTACTTTAATGGGAAGCcttggcgttggggttgCGGGGGTCGTTCTTGAACTCGTCGCCTGTGGGGGAGTATTGTTAGTATTTGGGAACTCGGTGGATCGTGGGCGTAGGGAGTCGGCGAGGACaggaggggcggaggggcATACTGTTCATCATGGCAGTCTGGGCCGAGTTCACGCCATAGGCAATGACCACGGCTGGTAGGAGTCGAGGTTAGTTACTGAAGAGTAGCCCGGGGGAGGTGTCGTCGAGTTATAGTCGGGTTAGGTTAGTGACATACCGGCAGCGAAGAAGGGAGCCATGGGACGCACTGTGGTCATTCAATTGTCAGTCAGCGCACACGATGATGGGGGGATTCAATTGGGACAGCAACATACACACGGGCGTCGGGAACTTCTTGAAGGGGGCAACTCCGAGCCAAGACATGGTGACGGTTATCTTCTGGGTTAGAAGATGGACTGGGTTCGGGtgacgttggtgatggaggttgtCGGGGTGGTCGAAAACGAGCGTTTTTCACGGTTGCTTCTGGCTCCCGAAAGCTGCCAACCAACGTTGCCGAGAGGCGGAATAGGTGCCTGAATTGTAAGGCTTTCAGCAGTTCAGTCCAAGCTGAGGTGACCCAAGCTTCACTTTAAATCCTTGGCATGGACGGAATCCGTGGAAATGATTCTCCGGCTTCTCCACTCCAAAGTGAAGCTAGGCGAGTCCAGGCGCGTGACATCATAACCCCCgcacctcaccaaccccagacAAGCAAACGGGCATCAAGGCCCGGGCTTGCGCCGGACCCTGGACATACTACCAAAGTGGACAGCCAGCTGGGGTGCTGGGCTGATATTTGCTGCATGAAGATGGACTTCAGGCTCACTCACCTCAGGCAGGGGACCAGCTGACGTTGCTTTCCGGACTGGCTGTTGACTTGTACTCATCTGTTCCCTGTTCCTAGCTCCCAACTCCCAGCTCCCAgctctccaagctccccctccctccagtTCACCTGAAAAGGAAAACACCTTACCTTAAAGCTCTCCTCGAacccctcaccaaccaaaTTATCACCAACTTTACCTATCTACTTTACGCTCTCAAGTGCGGGGAAATAGCTGTGCGCACCGTAGCACCCGGCCGTCTCTCTGTCCAATTATCCTccgtcttccccctcctttaCTACCATCCTCTTTGATTtgccctccccttccccttctcctcgctctcaGATTGTGCCGTGCCTGCCACTGccacttccaggttgcttCCTCTGCTGTGCTCTGTCTGCACCCACGCCACAAGCTTACCCGGCAGACCGTTGCCCGTCCGCCTTCTGCTGTTACATCTGCTTCGTTGCTGCTCTTGCGTTTCGAACTCTCCGAGACGTCCCATTCGGCACCACATATCGAACCATTCCAACCACCGCACCGGCGCTCGATTTTCTTTGTTTGCTATTTCTAGCGCGCAATTGAAACTTGTCAAGGCTGACCGTTCCGGCGAGCGACACTTTTATCAGACTCGCTGCTTCGAGAGACAGTTTTCTTCAGTCTGGCCGATCGACAAGCAAAGTAAACAACCACCGAAATCATGCTATCTAGACAACTTGCTCGTCGCGCCGCGGCTGGCGCTGTCGTCCGGCCGGCAACCACCAGAGCCTTTACCACCTCACTCGCCCTCTCGTCAAAacgcaccccctccctcgggGACATCGAGCCAGAGCAGCAGGAAGTATTcaacaagaagcagaaggagtTCCGGTTAAAGCTTGCGGAGGCGCAGAAGCAGCGGGAAGCCAGTGCGTTtgcctcgtcttcttcttcttcttcaacatcaacctcctcttccccctccacctcggccttggGCCTTGGAAAGCTAAGCACAGGGTCGAGCACCGCTACAGGAACCACTGCCAACGCGGCCGAGCACGAGCCCCCTCGCAAGGCGGGCCCCCTGACGAACCTGATTTACGGGACAAAGGAGGGCCGCGAGATGGACGCCCAGATCGAGGCCAGCTTCAGCCAGGTGCTGGCGCGCGGCAAGTATGTGCACTCGATTGTCTTCCACGAGGTCAAGCCCAAGGACGTGGACGAGTATGTCGAGCTGGTGGGCAAGTGGTATCCCCGCATGGCCAGCATGCCGGAGAATAAGGTTCATCTGGTGGGCAGTTGGAGAACGGAGGTTGGCGACTGCGAGACAtttggtatgttttctttttgataCCTGTGTAGCTCCCGTCGTTTGGGTGACTAATCTGCTTTGTCTCAACAGTACACATCTGGGAATATCAGCGCTATCAAGGCTATCATGCCTCCTTGAACGCCATCTCCCGCCACCCGGAATATCCAGCCTTTGAAAAGAAGCTCCGCGGCTTGATTCGCAGCAAAAAGTCCTCTCTCATGCAAGAGTTCTCTTTCTGGCCAACGACCCCTCCCCGACAGCTCGGCGGCATCTTTGAGCTGCGCTCCTACACGCTCCACCCCGGTAACCTTCTCGAGTGGGAGACGCACTGGAGGCGCGGACTCAAGGCCAGGCGCGAGGTGATGGAAGGTGTGGGAGCCTGGTTTGTGCAGATTGGCGATCTCAACACGGTGCACCACCTCTGGCAGTTTGCTGATCTCGAGGAGCGCAAGATCCGCCGCGAGAAGAGCTGGAGCCAGGAGGGCTGGGCCGAAACAGTGCACAAGACGGTACCCCTGATCCAGGAAATGAAGAGCAGGATTCTGGTGCCCATGCCTTGGTCTCCAGTGGCCTAAACATCCATCCAGACATGTCTTTTGTTTGACCGCACCTGTAGCTAGCCAGGCATGCTGAACTTGCTAATCATAAATCAATTCGAACCAAACCATGAACCTACCCAATACTCCCCATGCTTTGCGCCATGTGTAATTCAAGTGTGAGAATGTCTGAAACAGCACATGAACCCTTTCGAGTAGTACGTCCGATCCAACTCCAGCCAATgcgaacaacaaccaccccttGTCATCTGATCAACGTTCCCTATTCCTGCACTGCCATCAAGTGTCTCGTCAGCTTCCTCCCCTGCCCCATCCAGTCCCAGTGGTATGGCCGTGTACTAGTGGCCACCCCCAGTGACGCTCGACCCGCGATGACTACGAGGATAAGACGATGCCTAATCCTCCATTTCCTCCCCCATGACAGCTGCCAgattcctcctcgccaagctcAGCGTATGCGTCAGAGCCGTGAGCTTGGCTGTCAAACTCATGAGACTGGGATCCGCACTCTCGACCCTGACCTTTTCCCTCACATACACCTCGACCTCTTTTCTTCGGGTGCCTGAGAGCACCGGCGCCAAGGGAATGTTTGGATCGTGGTTGCTATTGTGAATGTGCGGTAGCCCAGTCGAGTCGCCACCTGTGCAGCAGTACCCGAAAACCCGCTCGGCTTCGTCGTGTTCGAGACGGCGGGCGGTGCCAATGGCGAGGGCAAGCTTAGTGCTAAAGTGTACAGGGGCGTGGGCGGGTTCGAGGGTTCGGAGCCAGAGGACCAGACTTGAGTCCTGAATGGTGAGGTGGAAGGACAGGCAAGGATGGGAGGACTGGTTGTGCgagctgttggaggggatggtcAAGGGCGGGATGAAGTGGGAGGGCGCTGCGGAGCGAGAGGTCCAAGAGGGATCCGAGTTGAGAAGAGGCGGCCCTTTGAGAATGGCGAGGGACTCTGTAAAGGACTGCGAGAGGAGGCGCAGCTGGGCCGACAGAAactggggggaggatgtaTTCTTGTccaaggttggcgaggacTCGGTTGGGTACGAGTAACTGAGGGTcaagttgaggaggtcgatCGAGTGGGTAAGCAAAGTGTGGAGGGTAGTAAGCGGGCCGAGGTGTATGGGATGGTTGGGATTGATGCTTATCGTTTGCTGAGGAAGGGTGCGCAGACGAAGGTGGATGGTCTATTTCACAAACGTTAGGGAATATCAGCGACACAGGAGACCGGgaacaacaaacccccttgACAATGCGCGTTCCGACACGGGTGATGGTGCCCTTTACTATCTCATTTCGAGGGGTGCTCAACACCAGAGTAGATCCGGGATCGATGGGCGCAAGGAGCGCATAGCAATCTTCGAGGCCATgcttgaggttggtgagggtttcGTGGAGCTCTTGAACAAGCCAGCCGAGTTCGCGTTCCTGTGTTTGCCGTGGTGTAAGTGGAAGTCTAACCACGACCCAAGATTCCAAAAGCGTCTCAGCCATTGTGCTCCTGCTCGAAGTCAGCGACGTACTTCAGATTCCCTAATGGCGACCTTAAGTTCTTCTGGCGCAATTCGAGGCCAGATTTCGACAGACATGGTTTACGCGTCCCGGGCTATCGTGATGTTTGATTCGGGATGTAGGCATCCATATTACGATTGAGACTTTGTCGGTTGTGTGGTGACTGTCAGCAACAATGATGGTGTGCCTGGATTATGGATATCATATGCATGCAAAAGAGAACAAAACCGTTGGAAGCGGAAGTGGTATGACGCTACTGTCTGAGACGCTGTCGCAATTGTTGGCGGGGAGCTCCATGTTAGCCAGCAAATACGGCAGGCGGTCAAAGCTCCAGTGGGGCTCTTCAGCCTTGGCCCGCCCAGTTCTGGGCTTGACGGTCCCACTAACGGCTTTGAACTTTTGACACCATCTTCCATCAACTACGCCGACCTCTGACGACAGGACTCACTCTCTACACTTTGCATAGCCGGCACAAACTACACCGGCAGAGCCTCTGTGACAGTTTCCAAGCCCTCATCATACAGAGATACTGTTGCTTCAACTCTTGCACCCACAGGCCGCATCTCATATCCATCCAAGAAGCCATTCCCCCCATCTAGTCAACGGCGATCTCTCTTTTGCGACTATCATACACCCGGCGACGCACCAGCTTCTCCAGTCGCAGTGCCATGGCCTCTCCAACGACACAGCAGCCTGTGGGTGCACCAACTACGCTGCCAAACAAACCCGAAAACAAGCTCCCACCCATTCCAGATGGTTCGTTACCCTCACCTAGAGCGACCGCAAATCTGGCCCACTCCGCTAACACTTTTGGGGTATGCAGGCTCTCGAATCCGCAaacgcccccttcccctccctcctcaccgggGCACCTTGAAGTCGGCCGCATCCTCTGTCAATTTCCAAAACCAGACGACACCCGACATTGATGGCTACCTGCCCCCTCCTCGCGCGAATCGCACCCAGATCATCAAGGTGGCCTCTTCGGCCTCCCACATGTCACTTGTAAAACGCGTACGAAAGGCACTGGAGAGCGCCCGAAATAACCAACAGGGAACAACAAAAGGTCTGCCCTTGGCAGCACGTGTTGCCGCTCTGGGTGCGAAGAATGGGAGATCAGACCAAACTGGGCCAATATCAGATGCGCTGGATGATGTCGTGCTTATTGCGACGGGGAGGGCAATTCAGAAGGCGGTTGAGGTGGGGGCCTCGTTCACGAGAGAACGAGATTTGATTGTGAttgcgaggacgaggacggtaCAGGCAGTGGACGACATCGAAATGATGGAcgaggatgcggaggaggaggactcGGCGCGGGTCAGACATGTTAGTTGTGTCGAGGTTGGAGTGAGGTGGGCCAGTTGATTGTAGCAGAAGC from Podospora pseudoanserina strain CBS 124.78 chromosome 6, whole genome shotgun sequence carries:
- a CDS encoding hypothetical protein (EggNog:ENOG503P99N; COG:S), with the translated sequence MSFIQFQPPFPFPPSSYQHSYSYRHSRDWRRAGIVRSSPFRNHGRHGSAFLPPCLGGRFHAAAASMVANVGTPRPSSIYPSTIPSSTAIPYQEPFAAAPPENYMMQGNPTNTGAPPEKPLVPSSTADWEAKKDVIRQLYMDENRILNEVIDIMHRVHRFKATARMYKGQFHKWEWSKYNTRKGRSQNALMPAQSRATKKRAHDTDNTVSSETAAAHLDFDLPTVHSTGSQAVMARVGNAMNTPLLHQNSDFRNVEFSLDAYKALINIWSPGDKPWKSSIPSPPTAPAGTILQQVQQALALFDRGQNAGGIRILDSVNERIASALTITASSSSSAACGDNKTGTEITTTTTATTATTASIPIEIIWDCFLAVPQLILTANRPELLSLFMDYLARYANITLSSGHPLTKISCHLAALTRAFSIHRQQKNDHPQTSQEEALSMLKMYVSESWTLWLDLITETRGPKDHVTIHLRRGYAVLMEEDGDSPGRGSSRLLTDFTSSLDESIQIRGEEATTARVLELEELLAKMYMPLFTPKKLAHAEKMLKDVIAKVVTRLGKGGTRADTEMGYNDRFLLFIVKHFLARIADHEGNLEAGRKWRRESLETEKKDLFWRQTSQMVEEGLRADGREEEAEGIRREMEEVMPKEE
- a CDS encoding hypothetical protein (EggNog:ENOG503P4H5) gives rise to the protein MSEPDLSKIARDAERDLNTYQSKTGSSRRGLDDSGVTDTSANKMFSGSTVKTGDDFVTSKSYNRRIPGDEGGDVDDKGHWVHGRAYEGEGGPEDKTAHIYQHNPGGIDEATVRKWGKDPVELERATLRKDRPDLLPSEEALGGRANEPAHQGDVSEQGRLASKANLGRDEEDKRELPSQGSGGSRYKAAYYETPESVPDQGADMGVIPPKSSTGRSRNI
- the FSH3 gene encoding Family of serine hydrolases 3 (COG:E; EggNog:ENOG503NX5C), with translation MPSQSRWPSEKTGWTPPPQLIAFIHMLSFHTWRFVASRSQSRIHSFQVVRFFSASQRSLFCSTTMAETQSGTQTPISGASTPVPRGKAVNNKPPKKEVKILMLHGYTQSGPLFRAKTRAVEKLLVKALAPRNFIPSLIYPTAPNRLYPRDIPGYQPSSDNEGREDEEIDSWAWFRKDEATGSYRLVQQGMLQLASAIEETGGGIEGVIGFSQGGCVASILAAALEGFRQPAEEHKEWVESIRAANGGQPLKFWVSYSGFWAVDQDLSGWLYQPKVKTPSLHYFGGLDTVVDESRSQGLVERSEGAVKVVHPGGHYVPVSKEWVVPLAGFVLQSLTEAPREDEKL
- the ATP18 gene encoding atp18 subunit J of the mitochondrial F1F0 ATP synthase (EggNog:ENOG503P8G9; COG:S) translates to MSWLGVAPFKKFPTPVLRPMAPFFAAAVVIAYGVNSAQTAMMNSDEFKNDPRNPNAKASH
- a CDS encoding hypothetical protein (COG:S; EggNog:ENOG503NYGR) gives rise to the protein MLSRQLARRAAAGAVVRPATTRAFTTSLALSSKRTPSLGDIEPEQQEVFNKKQKEFRLKLAEAQKQREASAFASSSSSSSTSTSSSPSTSALGLGKLSTGSSTATGTTANAAEHEPPRKAGPLTNLIYGTKEGREMDAQIEASFSQVLARGKYVHSIVFHEVKPKDVDEYVELVGKWYPRMASMPENKVHLVGSWRTEVGDCETFVHIWEYQRYQGYHASLNAISRHPEYPAFEKKLRGLIRSKKSSLMQEFSFWPTTPPRQLGGIFELRSYTLHPGNLLEWETHWRRGLKARREVMEGVGAWFVQIGDLNTVHHLWQFADLEERKIRREKSWSQEGWAETVHKTVPLIQEMKSRILVPMPWSPVA
- a CDS encoding hypothetical protein (EggNog:ENOG503P0G1; COG:S) — translated: MSVEIWPRIAPEELKVAIRESEERELGWLVQELHETLTNLKHGLEDCYALLAPIDPGSTLVLSTPRNEIVKGTITRVGTRIVKGTIHLRLRTLPQQTISINPNHPIHLGPLTTLHTLLTHSIDLLNLTLSYSYPTESSPTLDKNTSSPQFLSAQLRLLSQSFTESLAILKGPPLLNSDPSWTSRSAAPSHFIPPLTIPSNSSHNQSSHPCLSFHLTIQDSSLVLWLRTLEPAHAPVHFSTKLALAIGTARRLEHDEAERVFGYCCTGGDSTGLPHIHNSNHDPNIPLAPVLSGTRRKEVEVYVREKVRVESADPSLMSLTAKLTALTHTLSLARRNLAAVMGEEMED